A stretch of DNA from Gimesia chilikensis:
GCTCACAGCCTCTTTTTCCTGAATTTCCGCGTAAGCCAGATTCTGCCGAGCTTCATCGCGGGCTTCGGATGCTGCAAACAGGGAAAAAGAAACAACCGTCAGACTGACCAGGAGTATCAGCGCACTGGAGAGAATCAGGCTGCTGATCACCCTGTTTCGCTGACACCATCTGGTAAATCGTTCGATCTGCGATACGCGACGCACCGAAACAGGATGCCCGTCCAGCCAGCGACTGAGATCATCGGCAATCGCCTGGCAGTCCGGATAGCGATCCTCGCGGGTGGGCTCCAGCATTTTCTGACAGACGGCAATCAAATCCACGGGGATCACTGTCTCGGGGCCTGCGATCTCAGGGGGAGGCGGATCTGTCTGCAGTTGAAGCAGCACAGAGTGCGTCTTACCTGACCAGCGGGGGTTGCCCGTCAACAGTTCATAAAAGATCCCCCCCAGTGAATACTGATCGCTCTGTTTCCCCAGTTCCTGGGTCTGTCCCCGCGCCTGCTCGGGCGACATGTAGGCCGGAGTCCCCATAATCAGACCGTCGGAGGTCAGATCGAGTTCCTGGTCAATCCGCTTGGCCAGTCCGAAATCCATAATCATCGGACGCTGACGCGAGTTGATAATCACATTGGCCGGCTTCATATCCCGATGAATGATATTCTGCTCGTGCGCGTAAGCCAGCGCTTCTGCCAGATCCCGGATCCAGGTGACTGCCTGACGGATCGCAGGGCGTGTGCGATCCAGGTACTCTTTCAGCGTTTCGCCCTGGACGTAAGCAGCGGAAATATAATACTGCTCCCCAACCTGTCCCCGCTCCCAGACAGCCACAATGTGCGGATGCTGTAACTGGGCGGCAATCTGTGCTTCTGCCAGAAATCGATCGATACGCTCCCGATCCTGTTGATCGAAACGGGGCAGTTTCAATGCCACCTCGCGATCCAGTGTCGGATCGTAGGCCAGGAACACCGTCCCAAAGGCCCCCCGCCCCAATTCGGACTTGAGAATAAAGCGACCGAAGTGGGATTCAGTCGGTTCAGCGTTTTCCGGTTCCGCCAGGCTCTCTTCTGCGGATTCCAGACTGGATGAAACCAGCGTCGCCTGTGGTTCCGTCGCCGCTGTCTCAATCACCGCATCAATCGCCTCGCGATATTCGGGATACAGCTTCAGGTAATCGAGGCGGGCTGCGGGAACACCTTTTAACTGCCGCAATTCGACATCCACCTTCAACAGTTCCAGGAAGGCAAAACGCCGTAGCGGTACCGGGCACTGCTCAAGGACAGATTTCAACGTCAGCGCACTGTCCGGCGTCCAGCCCGATTCATACGCATCGCAGACCGAATCGATTTCCAGATAATCATCAAACCGCAGTTGATCAATCATGGAGTTTCCTGAATGAATTGGAGCGAATGAGACAGGCCAGTTCTTCGGCTTTACTTCGTTTCCAGCAACCGCAGATCAAGGTATTCCACATCGCCATGATCGTTCGTCCGCCCTGATAAGCGTTTCCCCGTCGCATCCAGGCGAAACTGCAACTGCGTGTCCCAGTTACCAAATACATTTCCAGGCCCCGATACTTTCTGCTTTTTCTTCAATACCAGTCCAAAACCGTTCGTCCCTCGATCCGAAGTATCCAGGCTCCCCTCAAACACTACTTTTGCTTTCTGCTGAACCTTAGGCACCAGCTCCAAGGTAACCTGTTTTCCCTCTAATTCATAACCACGAACAATCATTTTCACTTCGGCCGTCTGTTTATGTTTCAGACTTCTGATGGTCCCTTCCCATATCTTCCCCGGAGTCAGTACTGTTTGCCAGACCTCTTTGCGTGCTTTGGTCGCCAGTTGATCTGTACTTTCCACACTAGCATCCCGCTCCAGAGTCAACATTTCCCCTCCGGAACTCACGCCATACAGCTTCTTGCCATCGGGTGAGATACGAAAGACTTTTTTATCTTCAGACTCCCAGCGGCTGAAGAAGACACCGAAGTAGTCGTGTTCATAAATCGTCGCCGCCCCATACTGCTGCATCACCAGACCGTAGCCATCAATCATCCCGTTCCCGTTGAGCAGAGCCCCCTCGTAAACGACCTGCTGCACCGGTTCGTCGTCCCGGGCAAGAGTCAACCGCACATATTTGCCCTGGTCGCGCACTTCCGCCACACGCAGGGTGACCTGCTTCACTGCTTCGTCTCGCCATTTGGTCACACCGCGCCACGCAGCGCCCGGCACCAGCGTATTCTGCCAGCGCTGTTCGGCAGTGATGACCTCAGATTCTCCGGAACGGCGTTCGAACATGACCTCCGCATCGGCAAACCGGCCCCGGAATCCCTGTTCGACGGGAATCAGTAACAGTTCACTGCGAGAATTATGGGTAAAGAGTCCCGATTTTGGTTTGCGCTGACTGGGATGCGTATGGCTGGTGACCTGCTGCAGCCGAATCGGGATTCCCAGATGATGCGGTGCCTCCAGTTGCAACTTGCCTTCAAATACCGCAAAGGTAAAAGGGGTCTGCGCATCTTCAATGACCACGCGCATGTTCCCCGTTTCCGCTTCATAGCCGGTAATCGACATGACCACCGCCCGGTCTGCCTGGCCGACGATGGACTCGCGCCCCGTGTGTTGTGCCCCTTCCACGATTTCCTGCTCACGACTTCTCCCCGCTAACGCTTGCGCCACCTCTGAATCGGTCGCCACCTGCAGCGTCTCGCTCCGGCGTGCATCGGACAGTTGATACAAATTACTGGCGGGATCGTAAAACAGAATCCGGTTTTCCCGCACCTTGCGTGCCATCCGCGAGAGACTGGGATCTTCGTTATTGAGGATCAACATCCAGCCGTCATGAACCCGGCGTAACTTCTGTGACGCGTCTGAATTCACTGGAGGCAGAGACAAGTCACCCCGAAAGACCACCCGTGACAGCGGATCTTTCTGATCGATGGCCACCGCATTCAAGCTGGTCTCAGTCTTCCCCCGTTCATGCAGGAAGACAACGGCTTCCGACTCCGACTGCGCTGGAAAGAGTTTTCCCGAAAGTGGCAGGGAATGTTGAATCAGTTTTTCCAGGGCCTGCTTTTCCTTCAGCAGTCTGTGCTCCATCTCTGTACTTGCCTGCGCGACTCCCGCCACGAATTCTGCCTGCAATTCTCTATATTGACGTAAGGGATCAAGCGGCCCCCCATCCGCCAGCACCGCCTCGGACGGCAGAGAGGAGCGGGCAATCAGATCGCGCACAGCCGTCCCATCCGACAGTTGCAGATCAGACAGGGTCATTTGAGTCTCTTTCCCCGATCGGTCCACAAGCACCGTCGCCTTCCATTTAACGGGCTCTCCCTTGCGGCAGCTCAGCTGAAACAGTTCCGGAAAAGTAAACTGCTCGAGCTTGCGACTGTGCGGAATCCATTTCTGACTTTCGGGCGCACGTAAGTTCTGTAAGGTCTGAAGCGCAGCCTCGTACTTCTGCTTCAGAGAGTCCTCCCCCTGCAGTTCTGCTGAGGGATCCAGTTTCAGCAGCCAGTCTTCCTCGGGAGTCTCCTCGCATTCAATTTCCACATTCCAGCGCTGGTCCCCGTCAGCTTCCAGCGACAGGATTGTCAGTTCCCGAGCGCTGATCGCCAGCGGGTGCGGAGCCTCACGCGACATCAACTCGGTCAGTTCCCCGGCCCCTGGTTTCCCGGAGCAGCCTGCGCCGATTCCCAGCAGCAGGAGCACAAGCAGCCCCCGCGAGAAACAGACGTTGATAAAAGACCAGAGAAATGCATGAAAACCTTGATGAGTCATTGACTTACTCCAAACCCGAAAGTGATAATTGAACTGACAGACGCAGTAAAAAGAAGCATTTTTTCTTCCCCTCAATCAGTTACTGCCCAGAACAAATCCGCATCCGACAGTCTTTTTCCAATTTTTTAAAAATGCAGCAACCACCAGACGACGTGTTCTCTGATGACTCTTCGCAGGACCTCTCGCTATTCGCGGAAAGTGTGCTGGAAGAGATGCAATCCACCATCTCGCCTCGCTTTGAGCATCTCTGGGATCGATTTCATCAGGTCCTGAAAGACTACGTGGAACGCCGGATTTCGCCTCAACTGCAACCGCATGTCGGTGCCAGCGATATTCTGCAAAGCGCGTTTCTCAGCCTGTGGAGAAGACTGGAAGATTCTTCGAAACCACCCCTCACCGACCAGGATGACCTCTGGGGATTTCTGATGACCATCGCCCGCCGCAAACTCGCCAGACGCTGGCGACAGATTCAGACGCAGAAACGGGGAGCCGGAAATGTGATTACGGCGACTGACTATACCAGCTCCACTTCAGGAGCTGCATTTGAAGAGATTTTCTACGAGGAAGTCAATCAGCAGCTCAAACTGGAACTGGAAGAAGCCTCTGACCGGCTTGATGTGGAATGCCAGACCATTATCTCCATGAAGCTGACCGGCATGACCAATGCCGAAATCGCAAACGAATTGAAGTGCAGCATCCGACGTATCGAACGTAAAAACAACCTGATCCGCAAAGCATTCACGGACGCCGAGGCTGATTCCACTATCATCGCCGAAAGTTGACGCAGCTCTTACATGCCACGACAATCAAACTGTTCCCGATTATTCGCGCCCGTATTTCAGGAAAGTAAACCCCCTATGATTCCCGCATCGCCCCTCAGAAAGATATTCAGGTTCACGACCCTGCTTGTTGTCAGCGGCATACTGCTCCCCTCTGTCATTCCAACCGCTCAGGCCGCTCCCGCGACACGCCCGAATATTGTCCTGATCATGGCCGACGACCTCGGCTTCTCGGATCTCGGCTGCTACGGTTCGGAAATCAAAACACCCAACCTGGACCAGATGGCCAACGAAGGACTGCGATTCAAACGTTTCTACAACGCGGGACGCTGCTGTCCCACCCGGGCCTCGCTGATGACCGGCCTCTATCCGCACCAGGCAGGCATGGGCTGGATGAACCGCAACGATAACCTTCCCGGCTACCAGGGAGAACTGGGCAAGAATTGCGTCAGTATCGCCGAGGTCCTCTCCGCCGCCGACTATCGCTGTTATCACGTCGGCAAATGGCACCTGACCTATCGTATGCGGGAAGCCAATGAGAACTGGCCTCTGGGCAGAGGCTTTGACCGCGCCTATGGCACCGGCGGTGGGGGCAATTATTTCGCACCGCGTCCGCTCTATGAAGACAATCAGCTGATCAAACCACCCAAAACGGGTTACTACATTACTGATGCCTTCAGCGACCGCGCGGTCGACTATTTGAAAGATCACGCTGAGCAGCACAAAGCAGAACCTTTCTTCATGTATCTCGCTTATACGGCCCCTCACTTCCCGTTGCACGCACTTCCGGAAGACATCGCCCGTTATAAAGGACAGTATCGGGGCGGCTGGGATGCTCTTCGCAAACAACGACACCAGCGCATGCAGCAACTCGGGCTGATCAACTGCCCGCTCTCCCCACGTGATCCCGATGCCCAAGCCTGGGACAGTCTCTCGGAAAAAGAGCGCGAGGAATGGGATCTGCGCATGGCCGTCTATGCAGCCATGGTGACCAGCATGGATCGAGGCATCGGCCAGGTCCTGAAGCAAATTGACCAGATGGGCCAGAAAGACAATACCCTCGTGCTGTTTCTCTCCGACAATGGCGCGAGCGCTGAATACATCGACCGGGGACACCAGCCCGGCGCGATCACCGGCACCCGGGAATCGTTCCGCTGTGCTGAGGTCGGCTGGGCCAACAGCAGTAACACCCCCTTCCGCTTCCACAAAATGTGGGTGCACGAAGGGGGCATCTCCACGCCCCTCATCGTCCGCTGGCCCGACCAGATTCAGCAGACCGGAGGCTGGACCAACCAGGTAGGACACATTATTGATGTAATGGCGACCTGCGTTGACATCTCCGGTGCGAAATATCCCGCCACCAAAAATAATCAGGCCGTTTTCCCTTACGAAGGCAACAGCCTGCTCCCCACGTTTCAGCATCCGGAAACAACAAAGTCCCGCATGCTTTACTGGGAACACGAAGGTAACAAAGCCATTCGCCAGGGGGACTGGAAACTGGTAAAAGAAAACGGTCACAAGTGGGAACTCTACGATCTGAGTCAGGACCGCAGCGAACTGCAGAATCTGGTGAAAAGCGAACCGCAGCGGGTGGAAACCATGTCCCGCGAATGGGATGCCTGGGCCGAACGTGTCGGCGTCGTTCCCTGGGACGATCTGCCTCCCCCCGGCTACAGAAGTAAGGGGCCGGACTTCTACCGCAAGAAATAAGTGCTGGCTGTCCGTCTGCTGTGCCCCCCACCAGTCTCAATACGAGGCCCCGGCAATCACACAGGAAAACAGCAGATCACTTGAATCTGCAGGCCCGAAACGGGATAGTTGAAGAAATGTGACCTCAAGGTCGTCCATCAACCGGCTGGTGAGACCGCCACTCCTGCCTGCGTTGGTTTTTCCAACCCTATCAATAGAGAATGTCAGCCTTTCATGTCCACAGTCGCCTCTTCGCCGTTACTGAAACTGCACCCGGAAGATAACATCGCCATCGCCCGTAATTCTGTGGCAGAAAACCAGGAATGTGCGATCACCGACACCGAGAACGTGACCGCCCGGGAAAGCATCGATCTGGGACACAAGGTCGCCATTCAGCCCATCGCGAAAGGGGAACGGATCCGTAAATTCGGTCAGGTCATCGGTTTCGCGACCTGCGACATCGAACCCGGCGACTGGATTCACAGCCACAACCTGGCAGCAGGCGAACTCAGCCTCGATTACGCGTTCTCCAGCGACGTCCCTGCACCGCCTGCACCTGTGGAGGGACGGACTTTCATGGGCTACCGCCGTCCGAACGGCAAAGCTGCCACTCGTAACTACCTGGCGATCATCAGTACCGTCAACTGTTCGGCCACCGCATCCAAGTACATCGCCCGGGAACTGGCCCAGACCTCACTGGCCGACTATCCCAATATTGATGGCATCATTCCCCTGGTCCATAAAGGGGGCTGTGCGATGCAGTATGATGGAGAAGACCACCATCAGCTGATGCGGACTCTGGGGGGATTTGCGAAGCATCCCAACATCGGCGCTTATGTTATTCTGGGTCTGGGTTGTGAAACGGGGCAAGGTTCTTTCCTCTCCGACAACGAAGGACTGGTCCAGTTGCAGAACCTGAAAGAGCCCGATCCCATGGAGCCGCTGGTCCTCAACATCCAGGATATCGGGGGGATCAGAAAGACCGTCGACTACGTTTCAGACGTGCTCAAGGACTATTTACCGAAGGTCAATAATGTCGTTCGGGAGCCAATCCCGGTTTCCGAGCTCATTCTGGGCACCGAATGCGGCGGCAGTGACGGGAACAGCGGCGTGACCGCGAACCCGGCCCTGGGAATCGCCAGCGACCTGCTCGTCGCTCACGGCGCGACCTCCATCCTGGGAGAAACCTCCGAAATCTATGGTGGCGAACACCTTCTGACACGTCGCGCCATCACGCCGGAAGTCGGTCAGAAACTGATCGAGCGGATTAAATGGTGGGAAGAATACACGGGCAAATTCGGCGTGGTGATCGATAACAACCCCTCACCGGGTAACAAAAGAGGTGGTCTGACCACGATTTATGAGAAATCACTGGGAGCCATCGCCAAGGGGGGCAGCACCGCGCTGCGAGCCGTCTACCGCTTTGCAGAACCGGTCACCGAAAAGGGTTTCGTCATTATGGATACCCCCGGCTACGACCCTGCTTCCGTCACCGGCATGGTGGCCGGAGGCGCGAATGTGGTCTGCTTTACCACAGGCCGGGGCAGCTGTTTTGGCTGTAAGCCAGTCCCCAGCATCAAAATCTCCACCAATACCCCTATGTTCGAACGCATGCAGGACGACATGGACCTCGACGCAGGTCGCATTCTGAACGGCACCTCAGTAGAAGAAGTGGGCCGCGAAATCTTCGAGTTAATCATCGAAGTCGCGAGTGGAAAAAAGACAAAAAGTGAGGCCCAGGGCATCGGTGATGAAGAATTTTGCCCCTGGAGTATTGGTCCGGTGCTCTGATTTCCCGGATTTGAGCAGAATTCCCGCTCCCGTTCGTACCTGACCTCTTCCAGGAGCGTTCCGAGCGGGTCTTTTGGCCCAGCATTCATCTTAACGTATTATGAAATAACCAGTTCCCTGGCTTGCTCTCTCTGTCGGATCAACCTCTAAATCAGTCAGGCCGACTTTCAAACACCCACCACAACTATACATTCAAACACACAAGAGCACCCTCGATACAACCGCTAGAACTCTTGAAACAGGAAAATTCGGCATCTCCCGAATAATCGCTACAGTTTACCAGAAGCCCTGTCCGATATAACCAGCAACAGACTCCGCGCATTTCCGTTTTAGACGCGCGGATTGTTATCAGGTTTCCGCTGTTTGTTTGTAAGGACGTATAGATGCGGCTTCTTCATTGGCTAGCACCGGTTTTGAGCATCGTTCTGATCTCACACGCATACTCCACAGTACACGCGCAGGGATTTCCTCCAGCTGAAATGCAGTCGCGTATGATACAACCTGTATCATATAACCCTGCCAGCTTCCCGGGATATCCCCAGAACGCTCAGGCCATGCCTGCACCCGTACAACCTGGATTCTTCCAGGCTGCGGCAGGCAGCAATGGTTATCCGACTCCACCGGGAGTCCCCATGAATGCCGGACCCGAGTCGCCATTGAGTGCGTTCCCTCGGATCTCGCCGTTCGAGCACCAGTTCCAGCAGCACCGGGTTGATAGTAACGGTCTCTGGTCTTACCGGGCCAGTAATAACGGTAAGCGGCACTTCCTGAGTATGGAAGCGTTGTTCGCCCGTTATCAGAACCCGGGTGGAGCCCTGATCGGTAATGTCGGTACTCAGTCCTACCTGGGCATGGTAGAAGACGAACTCATCGACGCCACCGACGAAGATTACTATGACCAGTTCAGTGAAAATACCGGACTGCCTTACTTCGATCAGAAGTACTTCAATAATGTACCAAAACTGAATGCTCCCGGTTTCCGTCTCCGTTGGGGCTGGTATAACGATGATGAGAGTGGGTTTGAATTCACCGGCTGGTGGATTTCACAGGCTGATTCAGACTGGTCCGCGATTGAACAATCGACTCACAAACCGAATCCGGCGAATCAGGCCATCATGGACATCCTGCTTTCTCCGCCTAACTTTATCGATCCAGCAGGTACTGGTGTGGTCTCTTCGATCCCCGGTGTGACTACTGCTCAGGTGAACGAAGTGCTGCAGAACGAACTGATGAACCTGGGTGGCCTGCCACTGGATGACGGTACTGTTGACGGTGTCACCGTACCTTACGACCTGGATTTCCGTGTCAAATCAGTCAGCCAGGCCTGGGGTACCAACGCCACCTGGTTGTCGACTCCGATTGTAGACAAGAAAGCCCTTAAGGTTCGTGGTCTGGCCGGTGCCCGCTACATGCAGGTACGCGAAGGCTTCAGCTTTGTCGGTCGCGACAGCGGTCTGCTCTACAGTGATGCTACTAACATCGCCGGTATCCGTCCTGACCTGAAACTCTTCTCGCTTCCCACCGGAACCGACGAAAACCAGGACGGAATCGTGGACAACGCTGGGGTTGTTGAAGATGACAGCACTGGTGGGGGAACCACAGGTACCTCAACCGCCTTCTTCGTTGCTCCTGTTGACCCGGTAACTGGTCAGCCCGTTCAGCCCTACACCACCTGGGTCAACAACACCGTTGA
This window harbors:
- a CDS encoding arylsulfatase; the protein is MIPASPLRKIFRFTTLLVVSGILLPSVIPTAQAAPATRPNIVLIMADDLGFSDLGCYGSEIKTPNLDQMANEGLRFKRFYNAGRCCPTRASLMTGLYPHQAGMGWMNRNDNLPGYQGELGKNCVSIAEVLSAADYRCYHVGKWHLTYRMREANENWPLGRGFDRAYGTGGGGNYFAPRPLYEDNQLIKPPKTGYYITDAFSDRAVDYLKDHAEQHKAEPFFMYLAYTAPHFPLHALPEDIARYKGQYRGGWDALRKQRHQRMQQLGLINCPLSPRDPDAQAWDSLSEKEREEWDLRMAVYAAMVTSMDRGIGQVLKQIDQMGQKDNTLVLFLSDNGASAEYIDRGHQPGAITGTRESFRCAEVGWANSSNTPFRFHKMWVHEGGISTPLIVRWPDQIQQTGGWTNQVGHIIDVMATCVDISGAKYPATKNNQAVFPYEGNSLLPTFQHPETTKSRMLYWEHEGNKAIRQGDWKLVKENGHKWELYDLSQDRSELQNLVKSEPQRVETMSREWDAWAERVGVVPWDDLPPPGYRSKGPDFYRKK
- a CDS encoding UxaA family hydrolase codes for the protein MSTVASSPLLKLHPEDNIAIARNSVAENQECAITDTENVTARESIDLGHKVAIQPIAKGERIRKFGQVIGFATCDIEPGDWIHSHNLAAGELSLDYAFSSDVPAPPAPVEGRTFMGYRRPNGKAATRNYLAIISTVNCSATASKYIARELAQTSLADYPNIDGIIPLVHKGGCAMQYDGEDHHQLMRTLGGFAKHPNIGAYVILGLGCETGQGSFLSDNEGLVQLQNLKEPDPMEPLVLNIQDIGGIRKTVDYVSDVLKDYLPKVNNVVREPIPVSELILGTECGGSDGNSGVTANPALGIASDLLVAHGATSILGETSEIYGGEHLLTRRAITPEVGQKLIERIKWWEEYTGKFGVVIDNNPSPGNKRGGLTTIYEKSLGAIAKGGSTALRAVYRFAEPVTEKGFVIMDTPGYDPASVTGMVAGGANVVCFTTGRGSCFGCKPVPSIKISTNTPMFERMQDDMDLDAGRILNGTSVEEVGREIFELIIEVASGKKTKSEAQGIGDEEFCPWSIGPVL
- a CDS encoding RNA polymerase sigma factor, translating into MQQPPDDVFSDDSSQDLSLFAESVLEEMQSTISPRFEHLWDRFHQVLKDYVERRISPQLQPHVGASDILQSAFLSLWRRLEDSSKPPLTDQDDLWGFLMTIARRKLARRWRQIQTQKRGAGNVITATDYTSSTSGAAFEEIFYEEVNQQLKLELEEASDRLDVECQTIISMKLTGMTNAEIANELKCSIRRIERKNNLIRKAFTDAEADSTIIAES